Proteins encoded together in one Amphiprion ocellaris isolate individual 3 ecotype Okinawa chromosome 14, ASM2253959v1, whole genome shotgun sequence window:
- the pcp4a gene encoding calmodulin regulator protein PCP4a isoform X1: MSERQASGAMTGNSKPSAGQGFQGQQKVPSKHEKKNNLPQDFDIDMDDPETEKAAVAIQSQFRKFQKKKQDVKS, translated from the exons agACAAGCATCTGGAGCAATGACTGGAAACAGCAAACCATCTGCTGGCCAAG GGTTTCAAGGTCAGCAAAAGGTTCCATCTAAAC ATGAAAAGAAGAACAACCTCCCCCAGGACTTCGACATCGACATGGACGACCCGGAGACAGAGAAGGCTGCCGTGGCCATCCAGTCGCAGTTCAGGAAATTCCAGAAAAAGAAGCAGGATGTGAAGTCTTAG
- the pcp4a gene encoding calmodulin regulator protein PCP4a isoform X2: protein MSERQASGAMTGNSKPSAGQDEKKNNLPQDFDIDMDDPETEKAAVAIQSQFRKFQKKKQDVKS, encoded by the exons agACAAGCATCTGGAGCAATGACTGGAAACAGCAAACCATCTGCTGGCCAAG ATGAAAAGAAGAACAACCTCCCCCAGGACTTCGACATCGACATGGACGACCCGGAGACAGAGAAGGCTGCCGTGGCCATCCAGTCGCAGTTCAGGAAATTCCAGAAAAAGAAGCAGGATGTGAAGTCTTAG